The following coding sequences lie in one Miscanthus floridulus cultivar M001 chromosome 9, ASM1932011v1, whole genome shotgun sequence genomic window:
- the LOC136480183 gene encoding uncharacterized protein, protein MVICPQEDRSRQKGIVVLPGHAVGYQKKAKALKVLPSEKASKGVSPDPKAAGSVSPDPKTTGPISPYPKAAGSVLPNLKAAGSVSSGLKAAASVSPDPKATGIVSLDPKATGSVSPDPKAAGFISPDLKTAGYVSPSLKATGSISPDPKDEEGGRRSGNGMEGREAAMEGRAGGGLPAFVALRLACSAAG, encoded by the exons atggttatatgcccccaagaagaccgatcaCGACAAAAGGGAATCGTCGTCCTACCAGGACATGCTGTGGGCTaccaaaagaaggccaaggccctcaaagTCCTCCCGTccgaaaaagcctccaaagga gtctcgcccgaccccaaggccgcgggctccgtctcgcccgaccctaagaccACGGGCCCTATCTCGCCataccccaaggccgcgggctccgtcttgcccaaccTCAAGGCTGCAGGCTCCGTATCTTCCGGCCTCAAGGCCGCggcctctgtctcgcccgaccccaaggccacgggcatcgtctcgctcgaccccaaggccacgggctccgtctcgcccgaccccaaggctgcAGGCTTcatctcgcctgacctcaagACTGCGGGCTACGTCTCACCCAgcctcaaggccacgggctccatttcgcccgaccccaag gacgaggagggagggaggcggtcgGGGAATGGAATGGAAGGGAGGGAagcggcaatggagggccgggcgGGGGGCGGgctgccggcgttcgtggcgctgcggctggcgtgctcggcggcgggctaG